One segment of Brassica napus cultivar Da-Ae chromosome C3, Da-Ae, whole genome shotgun sequence DNA contains the following:
- the LOC106373596 gene encoding uncharacterized protein LOC106373596 isoform X2, whose amino-acid sequence MLAELIEKTDLIIWDEAPMTHNHAFEALDKTLKDIMSMKNPHAKDQTFGGKTVLLGGDFRQVLPVVPQGSRADTVLASISHSYLWNTCHKFPLKTNMRVNQDEKEFSDWLLKVGEGRPQSEQEDEDDGYQDQILTVDPSLVQETKDESLKQVVDAAYGDVNQIEASQSSYTDKAILTPQNDTVDEMNAYTISQTDGESKDYYSYDSFEVSETQSNQNDTLYAIEYLNSMEFPGLPSHKLTLKVGAPIMLLRNINQTKGLCNCTRMILTHIGERVLKADIITGSHIGNEVLIPRIVLLHGDTKLPFT is encoded by the coding sequence ATGCTTGCTGAACTCATTGAGAAAACGGACCTCATAATTTGGGATGAGGCACCTATGACGCACAATCATGCCTTCGAAGCATTAGACAAAACTTTGAAGGACATAATGTCTATGAAAAATCCACACGCAAAGGATCAAacttttggcggaaaaactgtTTTGTTAGGTGGTGATTTTAGACAGGTCCTTCCGGTAGTTCCACAAGGGAGTAGAGCTGATACTGTCTTAGCTTCGATAAGTCATTCATATCTATGGAATACCTGCCACAAGTTCCCTCTGAAGACAAATATGCGAGTCAACCAGGACGAGAAAGAGTTCTCTGATTGGCTTCTCAAAGTCGGTGAAGGTCGTCCACAATCAGAACAAGAAGATGAGGACGATGGCTACCAAGACCAAATCTTAACCGTCGACCCCTCATTGGTCCAAGAAACTAAGGATGAGTCATTAAAGCAAGTTGTCGATGCTGCGTATGGTGATGTCAACCAAATAGAGGCCTCCCAAAGTTCCTACACCGATAAAGCTATCCTTACACCCCAAAATGATACAGTCGATGAAATGAATGCGTATACAATCTCGCAAACCGACGGAGAGTCAAAAGACTACTACAGTTACGATAGCTTTGAGGTTTCGGAAACTCAATCTAACCAAAATGATACACTATACGCCATTGAGTATCTCAACTCCATGGAGTTTCCAGGATTGCCTTCCCATAAACTCACTCTCAAAGTTGGGGCCCCGATTATGCTTCTGCGAAacataaatcaaacaaaagGATTATGTAATTGTACCCGTATGATCCTAACCCACATAGGTGAAAGAGTGCTTAAGGCAGATATAATTACTGGCTCACACATTGGAAATGAAGTTTTGATCCCAAGAATAGTCCTCTTGCATGGAGATACAAAGCTACCGTTCACTTAA
- the LOC106373596 gene encoding uncharacterized protein LOC106373596 isoform X1 has protein sequence MIHGPCGVINPKSLCMENNVCTKKYPRPYNENTSIDKSGYVLYHRSRNENEYVVKSGANLNNTFVVPHNINILKKYEAHINVEWCNRTTAVKYLFKYIAKGVNRASAVIEKGNTATTSDTMASGEPKEKVIKQRNEIQEYIEARYLSACESMWRTFAFHIHKRKPSVEKLIIHLEGEHNITIKETDNLGRVIHKPGIEKTMFTEWMVLCRRSEFARTLTYVQIPEYFVWNNNSKVWTERKKGKTIGRNVAVHPSAGDRYYLRILINKIKGPRSYDELKTFNDVKYPDFKSVCHARGYLEDDVEWLESMSEGARTATPYQLCDMFVTFLNTCFVASPKGLWEHSWKSMSEDILHKRQRILGHTNLELDDETLEQYTLIEVEKLMRMQDRSLNDIKEMPKIKPVFLKELGNSLWNQEMDYDVAEETLRHVSQYHLLNA, from the coding sequence ATGATCCATGGTCCATGTGGTGTCATTAATCCGAAGTCACTGTGTATGGAAAATAATGTGTGCACAAAGAAGTATCCTCGGCCGTATAATGAAAACACTTCGATTGACAAATCAGGGTATGTATTATATCATCGCAGCCGGAATGAAAATGAGTATGTGGTTAAAAGTGGGGCAAATTTAAACAACACGTTTGTTGTACCTCATAACATTAATATCCTAAAGAAGTACGAGGCTCATATTAATGTGGAATGGTGTAATCGTACAACTGCAGTGAAGTACTTATTCAAGTACATAGCCAAGGGTGTTAACAGAGCATCCGCAGTTATTGAAAAAGGAAATACGGCTACTACCTCTGACACAATGGCTTCTGGAGAACCAAAGGAAAAAGTGATTAAGCAACGAAATGAGATCCAAGAATACATCGAAGCTCGGTATTTATCAGCTTGTGAGTCCATGTGGCGAACTTTCGCATTTCACATACACAAAAGAAAGCCATCCGTTGAGAAGCTTATCATTCACTTAGAAGGCGAACATAACATCACAATTAAAGAAACTGACAACCTCGGCCGCGTAATCCACAAACCAGGTATTGAGAAGACAATGTTTACTGAATGGATGGTATTATGCAGAAGGTCAGAATTTGCACGCACATTAACTTATGTGCAAATACCAGAATATTTCGTATGGAACAACAATTCCAAAGTCTGGACTGAACGTAAGAAAGGAAAAACCATTGGGCGAaatgtggctgtccatccaTCAGCAGGTGATCGATACTATCTGAGGatcctcattaataagattaagggTCCTAGAAGTTATGACGAGCTGAAAACTTTCAACGATGTGAAATACCCTGACTTCAAATCAGTTTGCCACGCACGAGGCTATTTGGAAGATGATGTTGAATGGCTCGAGAGTATGTCGGAGGGTGCTAGAACAGCCACCCCATACCAACTCTGCGATATGTTTGTCACATTCCTAAACACTTGCTTCGTTGCAAGCCCCAAAGGACTATGGGAGCACTCATGGAAATCAATGAGCGAGGACATACTTCACAAGAGACAAAGGATCTTAGGCCACACAAATCTGGAACTGGATGATGAGACCCTAGAGCAATACACGTTAATCGAAGTGGAAAAGTTGATGCGCATGCAAGACCGTtctttaaatgatattaaagaGATGCCAAAGATCAAACCTGTTTTTCTAAAAGAATTGGGGAACAGTTTGTGGAACCAAGAAATGGATTACGATGTTGCCGAGGAAACACTCAGACATGTCAGTCAGTACCACTTACTTAACGCCTAG